Genomic window (Methanosphaera sp. WGK6):
TTCATTTAGTCCTCCAGGTTCATCACTAATAGATACTGCTAATACTTTTGTTATTTTAACTATGAAATTATTTTTTTCTAATTCATCTTTAACTTTAATAGGGTCTGTAACAATTAATCTTAGAATTCCAAATTCTGATGTATCTGCAATAGATAATGCGCGTATATTAACATTCAGTTTTTCAATAATATCAAGTGCATTTAACATTCTACCTTCTTTGTTTTCTAAAAAGATAGATAATTGATTTACATACATATTCATATAATCATATCCCTTTTTTTTATTCATTTCGTTTATCAATTACACGTACTGCTTTTCCTGAATCTACTCTGTCAATTGTTTTAGGTTCAACAAGAGTTACATTAACTCTTAAACCAATTTCGTCATGTATTGCTTGAGCTAATTTGTCTCTTATGCCTACTAATTCTTTTACATTATCAAAGAAAATATCAGGGGATGCTTCAACTTTAACTTCTATTTGATCTAACACATCTGGTCTTGTTAATATGATTTGATAATGAGGTTCAACACCTTTAATTGATAATAATGCTTTTTCAATTTGTGATGGGAAGACACTAACTCCTTTAATTTTAAGCATGTCATCTGTTCTTCCTCTGATTTTACCCATTTTTATAAGAGTTCTACCACAACCACATTTTTCATGGTGTATGTCTGTAATATCTCTTGTACGGAATCTGATTAATGGCATCCCAACTCTGGTTAGTGTTGTTAAGACAAGTTCTCCTTCATTACCTTCAGGTAATTGTTTCATGGTATTTGGATCAATTATTTCTGGGTAGAAAT
Coding sequences:
- a CDS encoding acetolactate synthase, which encodes MYVNQLSIFLENKEGRMLNALDIIEKLNVNIRALSIADTSEFGILRLIVTDPIKVKDELEKNNFIVKITKVLAVSISDEPGGLNEVLRVLEKNNINLEYLYAFVEQKTYNAIVILKLEDMEKGLEILKEGNSNIISPEEIYSI